A window of Salvia splendens isolate huo1 chromosome 8, SspV2, whole genome shotgun sequence genomic DNA:
TAAATATCCTGTCGATATCATCAAAGTTCTCTATTTCTGACCAACCACCATACAGGAGATCACTAGAATCTTTGTTCTGAGCATGTTCAAAGAAACTATGATCATTGCCGGTATGATTTACATCACCAATCGGAAAACTGAATGGGCTGTCGTCAACTAGACTGATGCTTTCATTGAGAATCACATCGTGCTTAAGCAGTTCACTACTATTTAAGTCACTATTGTTGCTCTTCAAGCCATGAGTCAACGGCGTGGTACTATCACAAGCTAAACTTGATGCTTCTTTGTGCAGTTCATTGTCTGATCCAGAAATGAATGGACCACTGGGAGACCATGAATTTTTCTCCAACATAGTACCATTCAGAGGTGAAACTTCACATTTCTCCATTCTATGATCAACATAATTAGTGGCAGATCCTCCAGTTTTATTCGAAACATTAGCTACTTCACAGCGGCATCTCTTGTTGTTTTCTCCTAGAGTGATATGATCAGTAGGCCTCTTGGAACGATGATGGGGCACTGTACGATCATCGTCAAGGAAGAAATCATCCCAAGCGATGTCTAAACACTGTACCAGCAGTTACAGAATTTTAGCTGTAATAACTGCAGAAAATACTTCCATTTGATGAGTGGAAGGTACAATAACTGATTATGGCAGAAGATAGAGAACAAACACTTACATCGTGCGTGAACAAGTCTGACATTCCTTGAATCCTCAGCCTGCAGTCAGACCGTACGttgttttcttcatatttagTTCCGAATCTTCCCTTTCCCTCCATCAAAGAACCCGCAAAAACAATGAAACTAAAATATTAGAATTCACTTCTTGAAACTTCAAATTACAGATAAAAGGATATACCACAAGAACAAGAAAGGAACGAATATCAACAATTTAAACCAAGAAAAATGAATTCCAACAGAACAAGTTCATCCGTTTCCTAGCATCGGGAATCACATAAAAGAGAATGAAAAACAGATTGCATACAAGAACAAGATGAAGTCAATTGTGAAGTCACTACGATTGAAACTTTCTAAATATGTaaatcaaaaattaaaaaaaatcagctgAAACAAACAAATACTCATCACCAAGTTTCAATCTCCTCATTTTCGATTTCAATTTCTTAGCAGCTCTATTTACAGAGTGGATCCACCAATCCAaatcaacaacaacaaaattaaAACATGCTATTCAGCTAATAACAAATCAGCTGAAACAACAAACACTCATCACCAAGCTCCGATCAGCTCCTTTTCGATTTCAACTTCTTAGCAGCTCTATATACAAAGTGGATCCACCAATCCAAATcaacaataacaaaaaataaacaaattaaagcaTGCTCTGCAGCTAACTAGTGCTCAGTCTGCATAAACTCACCGCAAAATTAAGCTGTAAAACCCAAGGCTGAAGAAATCCTGGCGTCCAGCAACCCTAACTGTGGTTGTTAATCGCGGAGAGAGAGCAAAAGAGGGGTTTGCAGAAAATTTTGTCGCATTGAAAATTGGGTGAAAAAATGTTAGTTATTTGGCAAGTTGGgttaaattaaagaaaatggAGAGCCAGTAAAGCACCACGTGGCGGTTGGAAATCGGAGTATCGGAACTCGTGGTTGAGAGAGGTGTTAGAGATACGATCAGTTCTGCCTTCTGATTGGTCCAATGGCTGCGAGGGGAATTGTGCGGAGGGCACGTGTCAGTGGAGCCCAGTCTGCGGGTGGGCCACCTGCTATTGACTCTTGACATGTGGATTGGACCATCATAGCTtgcttgttttattttattgtcaCACTTGgtccacttttttatttttctttccaaTAAAATACGATTATCATGTTAACCATTGCTGTGAAGTTAATTTTATTAGGAGCAAGTAAAAACAGAGTATCACATGTTGTCCCTATTCCACTTATTTACtcctcatttttctattttagtccatCCATAAACAGAAGTCTCAGTTCGTAATCCTTATATATGGTAAAGAGGCTCCACATTTCtaattcatttcactcacacatcatttaaaactaatatatacaagtgagactcttATCCTACAAATTTtcttccactcacttttcttaacatttcttaaaacccgtgaaggaaataaatgagactcctattcgcggatggagggagtagataATAAATTTTACCAATTAGACTTGATTTTTAGATTTGAAAATGTCTATCCGTTAAGATTTCAGTGCTCACATAACTTATACTAGTATTTTCACGTAGTACtatcaaatataaattaaaaccCCGTTACATTGTAGGCCGCAATTTGACAcataatttcatttgttatacTTTTGCACATCTCGTTTCTCATTTTCTTCCTTCTATCTCATTGTTTCTTAATATAAATTGTAgtccaataaaacaaaattattcgACAGTATCACTTAGATAGATCAtcaaattatgtcaacgttTTTCATAAGTTCTAAAATCTAACAAATTAGAGCGTGCAAAATGTtgattcaataaaaaataaaaccaacAAAGTTGATATCAaattttgctcacccctactcCAAGCAATAGGGGTTGAAGGTAGTCCACTCATAACGATTCCAAACGCATATGCCAAAAGTTTCCTAAGCATATATTTGCTGCCATGGCAAAACTAGGATCCCACAAAAGTATTTTCATCTCTTGCATAAACAGTACAAGTCGTTATTCCCATTCTTTCATTGAGataaagattgatgcgattttACAACTTCATATTTTGTTAGAAAAATATTTGATTCTTAGTATTACAGAATCTCTGCGATACGACATTACTTTGGAATTCGAAGGCACAAGATCTTGACAGCTGGCACGAATATTCGGACTTATTGAGATCTGCATATTGTCCATCCATTTAATTATCCACTATGCAACGCCCCAAACCACCCACCAAtatgaataaataattaaatgaattaACTGAAAAGGACTAGCACATTTTTCAAAGCTGCAAAATTTCTTATTTACTCGTGGAAGTGTTTTTTATTTCacgcaatttaagaaaaattatactccgtattaattaagttaagtaaagaaaaattaaagtaggaaataggaaaaaaaaggagagagatgaagagataaCAAAGTAACCGAAAAATGTAATGCTGACTTTTCTCTACAAATTTTAGAAATGTAAAAGAATACGAGTGGAATACTAAtcatatttttagaaattaagCTTAATTATActccaaaatagtaaaaatgaaatatggcAACAATGGACGAGAGGCAAGGAGGAGGCATCAACGGTGGATCCAATGGGAGAGGAGGAACAGTGGTGAAGAGGATGCGTGGATCGACCTAAGTTTTTGtctttaaataaaatatcaacCAAAATATATGTGATTATTAATTCGATTTCTTTTTTGCTATTTGTTGGAATTAGATCGAATTCGTTCGCACGATACATCCGTTTGGGTGCAATACTATTGATCTGCAAACAgaatttcataaaatataaacaaaaagatatagataagaaagaaaaaaaggtaGGCATTGTGACgatgaatttgaatatttaattaatttgatattgtcGACCACTTTTATAATGACGCAACAATTAAAGGATAAAGATCCAAAAATTCGGCTTCATCGAATCTGGATATATCTTTTATGACTAGTAAATGTCATTTTCTGTTGTGGGTTAACTGGTTAATGATTCTTTAATGTCAAAAGTTCTGTTTAAGTTTGGTTTGATATAGTGCGACAATTAGAATCATCATGTGTTATTAGTtagtaatataaaaaaatgatgtATCATCATTTGAGAAGTCTATAGACTTATAGCCTAATTACTAAAATACTTCTATTGCTTTACTAATTGAGCAATAAATCTTCAAAGCTTGTTATTTTTAAGAGATCGATATACATAAAACATGTTCGATTTTCGCAAGCTCGCAGTTCACAAGAATTAGAATAGTTAAGCAAATAATAATTAGGCTCGCCAAACTTTATTGCGTGGATCCAATTAACCACGAGAAAAACATGGTTAATTAATCAGCTTCTCAAAGCATGTTATCTTCTCAAAACCAAATTCTAGTTAGTTTGACTAACAAAATCACCAGCATATgtaaagagagaaaatatgaaACTTACCCATTAATCACGGTACAAAGTTTAGGTTTGACATGAACATATAAATCCCCTATAATATTAGTTGTGCTCGGTTTGACCCGGACCGACGGGTCACCGCCGGTTATGGTTTGGAACTGGCCGGCAACGGTTAATCATAACTGCAACTTAACCCCCACTTCATTCGGCCTGGTACGGTTCAAACAAAATTGGAatcataaaaatcaattttcttaaataaattAACTAAAATTTCATGATGGCCCATATTTATTAGTTGGGCCTACgaattatgaaataaatgtagtatatttgGTGGTTCTatacttttatttgttttaccTATATATACAAGGGTTAATAGCTTTAAAAATCATTAATTAGATTTGAAAAATTATGCTCAGTCCCATAAGgtcaaaaatgaaatattaaataataaaaagtttATATCTTTTTTCAATTGTCTCATAATTAAGTTTActaaacaaaagaaagaaagaaaatgaatatttattttgataaaacaCACCCTCCTGTATTTAAATgaaataattgcaaaaagacaattttgtgatttaatatttcGTTTCTAAAGTTGTAACTCTTGTAAGATTGAATAGAGAATACCAAAAGGAAATGTAACTGGCTGAATTGTGTATTGCATTGCTCAAGAGAATTACATTCGATCCTTATAGAGCTACTCTACACCTCTATAAGGAAAGATTTATTATTTGCCATGTTTACAAAAGTAGTATACTATTCAAGCAACTTCTAGATAGATTGCTTTCAACAACCAAATccttcacaaaaaaaaatcgaGGTATTTGAAGGAAGAAATGGGATCATTAAAATCGAGATATGTTTACACATATCAGATTAACTTAATTACATTGAGGAAAGTGGAAGGACTACAAGGAAGCATGATTCCACCATTGCTTTGGAAGCCATAGACTTGGGCAGCTTCGTCAAGAAGGCGTTGGAACTGAAGGTTTTTCAAGCAAGAAATCGGGACCACAAATCTGCACATTTCTTCTCCCACATACACCACGATGTGCCCTTTGGGGGCTCGTTTCTTCTGCCCTAGCTCGGTTCTCGTCTGCATCTTGAAAATTCCCATCTTCTTATatatgttgttgttgttgttgttgttgttgtatgTGATAATTTGAATATGATGATGAAGCATGTATGTATTTATAGGTGTTTGGAATTTGGAGTGATTGATGCAAGTTTGTAATAGGGGAAGCACACAGCTGTAGTAAGGCATGCTGCAGTAGAAAATATAATGCTGACAACGTGGGAAAATTCATCTTTCTTGCAAAACATAGTAGTAtccaggggcggacgcagaaaaaaatatgattgtgggctgtgatttctaaattttgttcTAAAGTTATATTTTTGGTGTTTTAGATCATTTATAAGggcttttatataataatttacattaaatttgaataaattttaaaaatttataaaagaaaatagtttaaaaaatatttttattaagggCTTTAGCCCTACCCTATTTCTACATGGGTCCGCCCATGGTAGTATCTTATTTTTTCAACATATATTATACGTGTGTCGTGTGTGTCAGTGTGTGTACTTATACGCACATATGTGTTTGTGTATCATCTTGATTTGATATGTAACGGTCTTGATCGACTATTTGTTGCCTCCATGCATACTCGGAATATCtagttttttgttgttgttgttataaaaatacatttcgaattatattgacattttgagTGATGATGATGCCTAATTATAATTAAACCTCAATTTATACAGGGGTTTGTGAAGTTTGGCATTGTTTAGGAGATCAAATCATCTGTGTAAGTTGTTGATTACTAACTACCTAGCTATAGTGTGAGTAGTGTGACTCTATCATAGGATAAACACACATGTATGCACAGGAGTAGTGATGGtcgtaaaaaaaatattgacagTCTATTGAATCTGTTTTCTTAAGgatactattttttttacattccATGTTTATCTTTTGCAGCCGAGTTTCTTTACGATATCTTTATTTATGATAGTAATTTGACGTCAGTAACGTCACCTTAGTAAGGACTAGAAATGATTTTTAACAATTCCGTTATATGAAAAGGTTTCTAATGGCAATCAGCCTTAACTAAATATTGTGAAAGTGGAAAACCTTTGCATTCCAAAAAAATGTTACAGTTACACTCCATAGTTATGATTGAGCTTAGCATTGAAAGTTATGTTACTATAAATCTATAATTAAGAGTTTGATTAGAATGCCAATTAAACACGGTAAGAGTTGTGAAAATCAATCGGTGCCGACTATGAAATGACTAATCAGTATTAATTAGGTGcaagaaatagtaaaaattgaTTTGTCAATACTCAATTAAAAGAATTGTTTAGAACCCCCATGTTATAGTTTCATGTTGGGACACAAAATATTCATTGGTCTCCCACGCCCTATAAATCACATGCAAATTAAACTTCAATTGTCAACATTATAATACTGTTTTCCCTGCATGCATGTCATCGATATATCatatcaaaaatatattgtgattttttacaTGAGACTAATTAAAtgctttttctttctattcaATTTGATTTCCCATTCTATCTCATGATAGAATTAAGCGTGTATATTTTTTAACACTACAATGTAGAAGTAAACcactttataaaatttaattaatttatctccCAAATAAtcatatctaaaataattaggaGTAAGACATTTTTTATgatatggagggagtataataattACTTTCGAATATCCATGGCCTATAATAAAAGTAGTAATTTCAGTCAATCTTATAGTATCAAATAAACTATTTATTAAAGGCAGAAgaatatataatacatattttTTACTACACTAGAAGAAATTTATTTTGCTAGGATTTAACTTAGATTGGACAAGTCAATTGTATGGCTCTGGTTTGTGCTTGAACGCGTTCACACATACACCACGGTAGATTCAATCATTCAATGTTATTTTTGGACAGAgctagtgtttaattttatttttaaattgtttaCAATATACATAAGTGTTTTTTTCAGCATGTGAGCAAAATTTGCCAACTGGCCTTTAGCTTATTGAgtttattgttaattattgtatttttatagAAACAAAGTTGgaaattttatactaatattaaatgACTAGTGGATATTACATGAGATAATCGTAATGtcaaaaaaaagtgaaaattttGGAATAATTTGCTACTTTTGAAAGTTATGCGATTGacgaaaagtaaataaaaaatcaatcaaaattatgatttttttaatatactagTGTATCACAAAATATTTgctataaattttaataatttgataCTACTTTCATTTGTCGATTTATGCGTGTCATCCTTGTGCATTAGTCATTCTAATCTTCTCTATATCTTTTCAATATTATCGGATGTCCTCAAAGGGACAACAATTTAATACTACCTTCATCCAACTCCAACATGTAACATCTCATTTTGCGATTTTACATTGTCtatcattaaatgtctcatttcatttttaccatatttAATAAGTCTTACATTCTATTAACTTAATGcactcatatttaattatataattattaatataaaaataagactaacaaatttaagttaattcaataacttttttcatttacatttcttgatattttaaaaatggtaTATCGATCTCAAATGAGATGCTTTCAGCATGTCACCATCTTCTAGACTTATCCATATAAACCAATTGGCTATTGCTAACGTGCTTCATATTTTAATAATGAGCATAAAATGCCCTCCAAATATTTATGTTGTCAGATAAACACATTTCCCCTTATTTTGGGTGTTATATAGATTTTAGTTTGGCACTGTTACTAATATTGGAAATGTCATAATGGGGTTGAGATTCATGAATGCGAATTGATGAATCTCTCTGTGTATATGGTCTTGGAGGCCAGTTTCTGCCTAACTCTTgctgaaattttaataaaaaaaaattattcaggATGGAGGTATAAATATGGCCAGTTTTACATTACAtttcaaattattattattattattattattattatgcacATGTTGACTTAACAAGATACACAAATAATCAATAACCAACCACAAAAGAGGAATGATGAATAAGtacttattattattaatttattacaaTTATTAAACTTAAAGAAGCCCAGTAATAAGTCTCAATCATAGCCAAGCAAGTTTAGTGGGCTTAATAAGTGGATATCTTTACGTTCAAACAAAACCTATTTAATTCCATGCTTTAAATTTATCCCCCTCGATATTACACAAGAACATCATTTATCGATAACCTTTATATACCAATTCTATCACACATAATATCTCATCTACTAGGTTTATGTGTTAATCAAATTCCACATTAGCACTTTTCTTATCCCACAGCAATCTAAAATCTAAATGCTCTACCAAATACTACTGCAAGGAACAATGATTTCACAAGGCATCAAAATTTGAGGAAAATAAGgtacatataaaaaaaagaatattcATCTTCCCTGCAAGAGTGAAGAATCTAATAATTTAAATCCCAAAATAATAGTAGTTATTGTGAAGGAAGCTACATGCACAACAAAATAGTACAATGCAGCCAGAGCTAGGAGATAGAAATTTATATGAGCCACTAGAGATATGGTTCTCCATCTCTAAACTCTTCTTACGCAAACGAGCAATGGTGTGGCCGAGGAAAGTGAggaaaactttccattttatagaGCCATGTGGAAATGGCTAGCCAAGAACAACAACAGATACGTGCTTACCAGAAATTATGATTATACATCGTCGCACTCGCATCACCTCTTCAAAAGCTTTTGCGAGAAAATCCTCTTCGAGTAGGGGCTGTTACGTGAGATTGACTTGTGAGTTTCAATGGCGTCGACCAAGGAATTGTGGAGGTTTCCCTGATAACAAAGTAGTGATGAGGTGAGATGGTCCATTTCTTAGAAACTATTGTGTGAATTGAAAGTGTTGGAGTACCTCAGAAACACGGAGAGCTGTTTGGATAACGTAGTTTGCGTGTGGGTCCTGAAGCAAGCGATCGAAGCAGGAAGAAGAGAGCAGTTCATGGATGACGTTTGTCCGAACCTCCTCACATACCAAAAGACACTTTTCAACGACGTGGCTGCTGAACTTTTGTGAAGAAAGGTGCACATAGTTTCCCTCAAACTGAGATGTCAATTTGGATGTGGCAGATGGGATCTTTAGCTCCAAGATGAACTGAACCACATAATTTCtgcatccaaatttcaaattaagttTTTTAGGAAATGTAATagaacaagaatcaagaaacacACAGGTAAAAGGGAATGTAAAGAATTTGATAGTCTGATGTTTAAGTTAAGTCTCATGGAAAGAAGTTCGATTTTCGTTGATTTTACGAGCACCTAAACATCTGAGTAAAGCATAAACAATGTTAAATACGAATTTAGTACCCAAATGCATCTTCTGAGAGCAGAAGTCCATTCTCTGAAATCTCGGCAACTAAATTTTCACGATGCTCCCCAGTCGAATGGCTGATGCAGCGTTGTAGAACACAGCATCCATGCTGATGTGTTGCAATGTCAACACAGTACTTTGCAGCCGCAACAAAAATGAACTGAAAACAGAGTGGTAATCAGAAAAAGGATAGCTTCATTTTTGCCAACACTAAAAACTTGTGATTGTTGAGAAGTCCTATAATATTATCAGAAGGTGATCCAGAACTGTATGGAAACCGCAAAATTCATCGCTTTAGCACTATCTCTCCTTTCACTGAAAATATCTAATTTGTTTAACTTTAAACTTCTTCCTATTCAACTATAAATTTGGACCAGATTAGATTTTCAAGTTCATATAGTCTAATCTTGCCCAACAATTTGAGCGATGCTGCAAACTGCGAACCACAAAAATTTATTCCCCGTTCAAAGGAAAACACAAAGTGACAGCTGAAGCAAATCTACATGAACAAAGATCTTATAGGAAATGTTCAACAAAGATAGTAATTACCTTACTATCTTCAGCCGGGAAGGATTGCAAGCACCTCTGAATAACGTGATTCCCATTTAAATCTTTGATCAGAGCTAGAAATCCCGATTCGAGGGCTGAGATAACTAGGGAAATTTGCTGCTTTGTCTTGAGAGTTTCAACCAGCTTCTGCACCACACGAGTGCTGACATACAAAAACAACAGGTTAGCTAATTCAGAAAAAAGAGAGTGAAACGAGATTCAAATGCCATATACCCGTGTGTATTTAAAGAGATCCTAACGAGCTTCCCTGGCTCCTCAGTCACCCTAAACAGTATGTGCATCCTCTGCTCCTCATTGCACACTTCCAACAGCTTTTGCATAAGATAGTTTCCGAAAGGGTTCATCATCAGCTCAACTGCATGATCGATTATCTCGTTGAATATGATCTGCACATCCAGAGAATTTCCATCATCAAACATCCTCTGCAAGAACCGACAACCTTGCTGGTCCTTGGCTATGTGATAGATGTATCCTTGTGCTTCAGCAAGGGAGCTGAACTTCATCGGCCGGTTGAAAGGGCAGTGCATCTTCGGACTCTCAGCAGTGCGGAGATGGTCTTCCAGCTGCGACCTCCTCTCGTGAGCCTTCCACACGCCATTCTCATGATGGAAACCCTTCATGCCTTGCCTTGCAATCGCGTGATTGAGACCTTCCCCCTGGATGATCAAGCTATCCTCCCTGCCAAAGGGCTCAACGCTCCCTCTAGGCACCCTCACACGCAGAGGCACCACCTTGTTTCTTTCGTTAAAACGAATCAAGCTATCCTCACTATAACGAGGCGACAGAGAGTAAAAAGAATCACTAGATTCAATCAGGCTCTTCCTGCTCTGCGGAGGATAGAAGGGAGAACTGTTTCCATTTCCAACTAACGGACTATCTAAAGAAGGCGGTGCGTTTGGCAACACGAATCCCATTGGGAAACCGTTGTTAGCCAAACCATTTTGCCTTCCAAAATCAGACCAACCAAGCCTCATATCAGAGTGACTAAGGGAAGAATACCGCGACGCCAACAAGTTCGCCATTCCCTGATCGTGCGCCATTTCCCCCACACCCGAAGCAGCAGAGACGTTAAAACTATTCCTAAATAAATCAGAACCCCCCAAACTCCGGCTGCTCCCGTTACGCGACTGAGCACCGTACTCATCCCTAATGCACATACCACTAAAGCTCTTGTGCAAATCAGCTAAGCTGCCCTCATTCCCCCTCTTCAAATCCAAACACAATCCGCCCCCAGAAACGTTGAATTCGTCGAATTGGGGCGGGGAAAGTGATCCCATATCCGAAGGAGACCTCCCATCGCCGGAGAACAAGCCGGGTTGCAGGGAGAAGCCGCTCATGGGGGAGTTCGATGATGCAAACGCAGTCTTGCGCTTCGAGGCTTCAGCAGCACTCATTTTCTGAGTCACACACGATGCATGAGCAAAACCGTGATGATACTGAGTGGTGGCATTGATGACCATTTCCTGAAGATTAAGTGATGATGTTGCGTGAGGGATCTCGCCTAATAACATATCTATCTCGTCATCATTCTTCatgttttttttctctctcttcactcTCTTTCTCCCCACAAACACAACAAACACAACAACAATAGCCACAATACAAAACAGAGCAAcgaaaaacaacaacaacagaaaCGAAATTTCACAACAGAAATTTAAGAATCGAAATACCCGATCATTGAGAGAATCAACGCGTTTTAGATCTAGGGCCTAGTGAAATGGAAAAAAGGGGAATTAAATTAAAGATTTTTTTATGGCTTTCCGCCATTTTTGTAATGGGTTTTTGGTTTTCTTTTTTCCTGTGGAGACGACAGTAGGTGAAGCATGCAAAGATGGAGTTTTTACATAGTTGTACACACACTGCTAATATACTAACACGCCattaaagaagaagaaaaggagctccatctctctctctctaattctTCCTCTGCCTACAGTTATACTTACTTATATAACTATATACAccatttccatatatatataatcatttGTGAGAAATTTTCTCGATTCAAATCGTATAAAAATTTGAGCTGGCTGGACACGTATACCGCTTTTTCATCAAACGGTTTTACGAGAAAAATCAGCAAAAGGAAAAAACTTACAgtgaaatttgtatttttacacTGAAAAAGTTGTAAAAAAAACAGAGGAAACTAACTAACCTATTTTTACTGTTGAACAGATCGTGAACTGCATCTCCTATTTCTCTcctttttaattgattttgctTTTTTCAGGATATAAATTATATCGTCGATTTAATCTCTAGTGAGCTTCGATTGTATGCAGAATGAATTGAcggaaaaaaattgattttgtttttttaattatatcgTCGATTCAATCTCTAGTGAGCTTCGATTGTACGCAACCGATGGATCTTTACACGGGCGCGTGTACAGACAAATTTTTGAACTAACCTAGAAATTTTAAAGTAAAGTAGTGGGCAGTTGATTTAGTAAAAAAGGTGTACAAATGATCTCAATTATACCCAATTTATTGCATAATAATTGTGCAATTGTAACCGAACGTGATTATTGAATGTACTTAAGTTAGTTGATTATCAAAATCAAAAGAATTTAATCTCTTTCAAAATTTTGAGCTGGTTTGTATTCATTGATTCCAATTCCATGAGTTATTTAGAAAGTTAGATATGTTAAATAATAGAGATTGTGGACCATATTATGTCACAATCCATTTTCATTTTGCCAGAATCCAAAAATGGCTTCATGTTAGGGAGCTTTGCTTCAAGATACAAATTACAATTAAATATGGCTATTTTGTAATTTCCCATTTTATTTATGAATTGTGTTGATATATGTctatttaaatttctattttaatatGGAAGTGTGGCTCAATTGTAAATTATGAGGTTGTGGATGGTAAAAAAGAATGTAGGAACTGATAGTGATAGTGTGAAAAGAATCGGATATGAGAATGGAATAAAATGTTATCTTGAATGATAAATTTCTCTTTTAATAAACTAATTGCATGGACTAATAATTGTAAGATTTCTATGGAATGTTTCTATGTTTTTTCTAAATATCCGAATGCAATATTTGATTAGTAAAAAGCAATATTTGATTAGTAAAAAGCAATATTAATCTAGGTGGAAAGTTTTTAATTGTGTaacatgttatttttattatcgtGTATATAATATAATGTTTATATGTGCGTTAGAGTACCCAAATCCAATAATTGATCGTTTATGAGAGGGccaca
This region includes:
- the LOC121743366 gene encoding putative pumilio homolog 8, chloroplastic isoform X2, with translation MVINATTQYHHGFAHASCVTQKMSAAEASKRKTAFASSNSPMSGFSLQPGLFSGDGRSPSDMGSLSPPQFDEFNVSGGGLCLDLKRGNEGSLADLHKSFSGMCIRDEYGAQSRNGSSRSLGGSDLFRNSFNVSAASGVGEMAHDQGMANLLASRYSSLSHSDMRLGWSDFGRQNGLANNGFPMGFVLPNAPPSLDSPLVGNGNSSPFYPPQSRKSLIESSDSFYSLSPRYSEDSLIRFNERNKVVPLRVRVPRGSVEPFGREDSLIIQGEGLNHAIARQGMKGFHHENGVWKAHERRSQLEDHLRTAESPKMHCPFNRPMKFSSLAEAQGYIYHIAKDQQGCRFLQRMFDDGNSLDVQIIFNEIIDHAVELMMNPFGNYLMQKLLEVCNEEQRMHILFRVTEEPGKLVRISLNTHGTRVVQKLVETLKTKQQISLVISALESGFLALIKDLNGNHVIQRCLQSFPAEDSKFIFVAAAKYCVDIATHQHGCCVLQRCISHSTGEHRENLVAEISENGLLLSEDAFGNYVVQFILELKIPSATSKLTSQFEGNYVHLSSQKFSSHVVEKCLLVCEEVRTNVIHELLSSSCFDRLLQDPHANYVIQTALRVSEGNLHNSLVDAIETHKSISRNSPYSKRIFSQKLLKR
- the LOC121743366 gene encoding putative pumilio homolog 8, chloroplastic isoform X1, whose amino-acid sequence is MKNDDEIDMLLGEIPHATSSLNLQEMVINATTQYHHGFAHASCVTQKMSAAEASKRKTAFASSNSPMSGFSLQPGLFSGDGRSPSDMGSLSPPQFDEFNVSGGGLCLDLKRGNEGSLADLHKSFSGMCIRDEYGAQSRNGSSRSLGGSDLFRNSFNVSAASGVGEMAHDQGMANLLASRYSSLSHSDMRLGWSDFGRQNGLANNGFPMGFVLPNAPPSLDSPLVGNGNSSPFYPPQSRKSLIESSDSFYSLSPRYSEDSLIRFNERNKVVPLRVRVPRGSVEPFGREDSLIIQGEGLNHAIARQGMKGFHHENGVWKAHERRSQLEDHLRTAESPKMHCPFNRPMKFSSLAEAQGYIYHIAKDQQGCRFLQRMFDDGNSLDVQIIFNEIIDHAVELMMNPFGNYLMQKLLEVCNEEQRMHILFRVTEEPGKLVRISLNTHGTRVVQKLVETLKTKQQISLVISALESGFLALIKDLNGNHVIQRCLQSFPAEDSKFIFVAAAKYCVDIATHQHGCCVLQRCISHSTGEHRENLVAEISENGLLLSEDAFGNYVVQFILELKIPSATSKLTSQFEGNYVHLSSQKFSSHVVEKCLLVCEEVRTNVIHELLSSSCFDRLLQDPHANYVIQTALRVSEGNLHNSLVDAIETHKSISRNSPYSKRIFSQKLLKR